Sequence from the Candidatus Dependentiae bacterium genome:
TGACTATCCGTTACCCATAAACCTTAGTATAAATGAATCTGAATCTAGAGGCGTTTATGCTTGGCAATATGCAAACTTTATTAATGAAGGTATAGGAAAACTGTTAAATATGACGCTAGTTAGAAAAAGAGATTTACAGGTTTTAACTACTATTCCTTCTGTTTATTCTATAGCTACTCTGGAAGGTACATGGGGTTATAGTCTGCCACAAGCTAAAGTCGGATTATTTTATAAAACTTCTAGTATTAATTCTTTATAAGTAGGAGAATATATGTTATCAAAATCAAAAAGGATTCTACTATATATCTTTTTGTGTAAGACGATGTTATTTATACCCTATGCTTTGTCTAATCTAGCTAAAGAAAAGATAGTTATTTGTACTGCTGCAGACGATAAATATTTTGATTTGCTTTTAAATCTTATTGGTAGTCTCCATCGTATAAACTTTAATGAGCTAAAAGAAATAGCGGTCTATAATTTAGGCTTAAATAACGAAAACAGAAAAGTATTAGCGCGAATAAAAAAGCTTCAGTTATATAATGTAGAAATGACACACCCTGATTTACTGAAGCGGTTTGTAATTAGTAAAGAGCAAAAGTCGGTTCCCGGTTGGTATGCATGGAAACCTGTAATAATAAAACAAACATTAGATAAATTTCCTGTGGTATTATATCTTGATGCTGGAAATACCGTTTTGCAACCTCTTGATGATCTTTTTAAGCATATTGAGCAAAATGGATATTTTCTTATGTCTGTATATCATAATATAAGGTGGTGTACTACAAAAATTGTGATCGATAGATTTAATTTGCAGTCAGATGAACGGAAATTTATTTTAGATGACCAAACTTTATCAATCAGTGCAAATATTATAGGAGGCTCAAGAAAAATATATAATAGTTTAATACTTCCAATGTATAATCTCACGAAAGATTTGCGGTACTTTGCTGATGATGGATCCACTCCAGATGGTTTTGGCACGTGTCGCCATGATCAAACTTTATGGAGTATTTATGCTAGGCTTTTAGGCTTAGATGTTAAACTTCCTGGTTGGATGAAGTTAAATATAAATAATAAACCAGTAAAATTCCATTCTCACTGGATTCCACATGAGCTTAATGAGCATACAGCTATATATCAATCACGTTGGGACAGCTTGTCGATCGAGCAATTAGAAGGTTTAAAAATAACGAAGGAAAATATTTTTAATTTATCACGATTTATCAAATACAAGGAAGGTAACGATGGAAAGAATTAATAAAGCATTTCAAATTTTAAGTATTGGGTTCTTGTTTTTCACAAACTTAATATATAGCTCTGTAAGTGTTAATTCACATAAGGCGGATATAGTTATATTTTCTTTTGATAGACCATTGCAATTGTTTGCATTACTAGAATCTTTAGAAAAGCATGTAATAGGTCTTGATGGAATTCATGTCCTATACCGTTCAAGCTCTTCTGAATATGATTTAGCTTATAATGAATGTTTTACGTTTTTTAAAAAGCTTAATATTAGCTGCAGCAAACAAGGGTCAAATCCTCGTGAAGATTTTAAACCTTTAACTTTAAGCATACTTAATTCAATTAAGAATAATTATTTATTATTTGCCGTAGATGACATTATAGTAAAAGAACCTATAAATTTAAGTGAATGCATAGGCCATATGATAGCTACAAAAGCTCATGGATTCTACTTGAGATTAGGTCAAAATATTGTTAAATGTTATACGGAAGGTATAGATACACCTGTACCACCCTGCACTGAAGTTATACCTGGAGTATATACTTGGACTTTTAAAGATGGCAAGGGAGATTGGGGATATCCTAGTACTATGGATATGACTGTTTATAGTAAAGAGGAAGTCTTATCAGTATTTCCTTATTTAGCTTTTTCTTCGCCTAACTTATTGGAAGGAGCTTGGGCTACAAGAGCTGGAGGGCTAGCTGGAGGACCGGCAATTGACATGCAGAAAAAAGGTTTATTTTATACTAACTCTAAAATATTTAATATTCCTATGAACCTTGTTCAAACAGATCATCTTATAGCAAAAAATATGAGCATACCTGTGAGCAAGCTACTAACATTATTTAATGAAGGGTTTAAAGTAAATATTGATAGTTATTCAAAGATTAATAATCAAGCACCGCATATGGAGGCTGAACTGTATTTGACAAAAAGAGTATAAGAAGTCTATTTGGTTTGGCTTTGCAAGTAATGATAGTACCGAAAAAGATATAAAGAATGCTAATTAATTCGGTACTATCGTGAAAAAAGCCGTAACACCTAGATGTTTTTGAATTATGAAGCTGTGAATCAACTACGATAGAATAATCTGGGAAATAGAGCATCTTTTTTGATTGGTTGTTAATAGAAAACGTTTCTGCTCTTTGTAGCATGATTGAAAATAGTTTTAAATATTTTCCTCACAGGAACTATCTTAGAGCTTATCCGAAAATTCCCACAAGTCTAAAAATGTGAATTACTAAAGCAAACTGGCACAGTGCAAGGAAAGAATCTTTTGTCTTTGTCCAGAAAAATTTTATACCACGATTCCAATGTTGAATGTCAAAAACTTGCTCGATTGTCCAACCTCGCTCAGGACGAATCTTCTTTTTCAATTTATTTCGTCTAACATTTTTGGCAGCATGTAATGCTCGGTTTGACTTTACTAATTCTGAAAGCAATTTTTTAACATCCCATGCAGAATCAGTGGCCATAAATTTTGGTTTATTGTTTAAAAATTTTTTGAGATTTTCAATATGAGGTAAAAGCAATTTTGAATCATGTATGTTTGCAGGCTCAACCAAAATTGATAAAATTATTCTGTTCCAATCGATGATTATGCCCTTTTTAACACTGTTTTTAGCCCTATCGGTTGGATTTTTGCCACCAAATTTTGCAAAAGGAGCTTTGATACTCGCAGTATCATTAAAAAAGCATTCTGGAAAACCAAGTTGCTTGATAGCAACATCGATTGATTTGTTTAAAATTTCATTAAATATACCTGATTTTACCCATGTTCTAAAGCGACCATGTACAGAAGTTGGACGGCCATAATAATCTGGCAATTTGTGCCATTGTACGCCCGTTTTCATTACATAAAAAACACCACTTAAAACTATTTTTGGGTCTTTTAATGGTCTGCCAACTTTAGATTTTTTTTCTGGAATAATATTTTTGATTTCATTCCATATATTTTCTGATATCATAAGCATTAGAGCATCTCCTTTTTGTTTTAGTTCAACGGCTAGTTTAGCCGATAAACAAAGAAGATGCTCTATTTATTTAATTTTCGGATAAGCTCTTAATTTACGGTTAAGCTCTTAGATTAAACAGAGCATTATTTCTTAAAGAGTTCCTGAAATTTATTATAATAATTATTCGAATTTTGATTTTCAAAAAAGTAGAGCTAAGCTTGAGACATTTAGAAATAATAAGAGTCCAGTTTAATGCTAGTTCTATTGTTAAACCCAAGAAACTAGAGGTAGTGTAAATATGTTTTTAAAGTTTTATTTATTTATAATTTTTGCTACTTTGTTTTTAGATGCACATGCTTTACAAAGAAATTCTCTAGAAATAGTAGTTGTAATACCTTCGTATAACAATCAGCAGTGGTATAGAGGTAATTTAGACTCTGTGTTAAAACAGGACTATCCTTACTTTAAAGTTATATATATTAATGATTGTTCTACCGATAATACTCAATTTTTAGTTGAGTCATATATTAAAGAGGCATCTTTAAAAAACAAGATAAAATTAATTAATAATACTACAAGAAAAGGTGCTTTGAAAAATCTTTACGATACTATACATACTTGCTCAGATGATAAGGTGATCGTTACTGTTGATGGTGATGATATGTTATCTTCACCTAAAGTTTTAGAAAAAATTGCTCAAGAGTATTCTAATTCTAATATTTGGCTTACTTATGGTCAATATGTAACTTATCCTGAAAAACATCTAGGTTACTGCGAAGATTTCCCTGAAGATATTTGTAAAGTTAATGCTTTTCGTAGTTGTTCATGGCGTTCATCTCACTTAAGAACTTTTTATGCAGGCTTATTTAAGCATATTAAAAAAGAAGACTTGCTTTATAAAGATCAATTTTTTCCTATGGCATGGGACTTAGCTTTTATGTTTCCTATGTTGGAGATGAGTTCTAAGGGTCATTTTAAGTGTATTAAAGACGTTCTGTATGTTTATAACCAAAGCAATATACTAAATGATTTTAAAGTTGATAATAAACAGCAGCTGTTTCTGGAGCAAATAATTCGTGCCAAAACTCCTTATCAACCTTTAGAAGAACTTCCATTTCTTAAACAAAAATAATTTATGTTTGTGCCCAACTTGACTCCCACCAATGAATAGCTAGAGATTCTGGCTTTACT
This genomic interval carries:
- a CDS encoding IS5 family transposase, with protein sequence MISENIWNEIKNIIPEKKSKVGRPLKDPKIVLSGVFYVMKTGVQWHKLPDYYGRPTSVHGRFRTWVKSGIFNEILNKSIDVAIKQLGFPECFFNDTASIKAPFAKFGGKNPTDRAKNSVKKGIIIDWNRIILSILVEPANIHDSKLLLPHIENLKKFLNNKPKFMATDSAWDVKKLLSELVKSNRALHAAKNVRRNKLKKKIRPERGWTIEQVFDIQHWNRGIKFFWTKTKDSFLALCQFALVIHIFRLVGIFG
- a CDS encoding glycosyltransferase family 2 protein; this encodes MFLKFYLFIIFATLFLDAHALQRNSLEIVVVIPSYNNQQWYRGNLDSVLKQDYPYFKVIYINDCSTDNTQFLVESYIKEASLKNKIKLINNTTRKGALKNLYDTIHTCSDDKVIVTVDGDDMLSSPKVLEKIAQEYSNSNIWLTYGQYVTYPEKHLGYCEDFPEDICKVNAFRSCSWRSSHLRTFYAGLFKHIKKEDLLYKDQFFPMAWDLAFMFPMLEMSSKGHFKCIKDVLYVYNQSNILNDFKVDNKQQLFLEQIIRAKTPYQPLEELPFLKQK